The Sulfurospirillum diekertiae genomic sequence AAGGAGTAACGTCTCTTTTGACTTGCCCGTTTGCACGCAAATCGCTTCTAACTCGTCTTTCTCTTCTAAATGTTTCAGCGTCTCAAAGATGCGCGTTTTCATCTCTGCCGCAGACTTGTTGGTAAAGGTGAGTGCTACGATCTTTTGTGGATTCGCACCCATAAAGAGAAGTGAGAGGTAACGCACACTCAGCGCAAAGGTTTTTCCACTTCCAGCACTGGCTTCGAGTGCTAAATAAGGACTTAGATTCATATCTGCTCCTCCCGTCCGCAAAACTGCACGTAAGGACAAAGCCTGCAATGTTTGATCTCCTCGCATAACTCGTAGCCATTGATCGGTTTGGATAGCTCTTGTAGTTTTACATGTAAAAGGGCTTTCTTCTCTTCGAGGAAGTTTTCAGGGACTAAAACGCCCTCTTTGAGATCGTAATAATAAACGCCTCCAACAGTACCAAGTGAGCTTGCAATGTACGCGTAAAAGACCAGCTGAAAATCGGTAGTACTTTCTAGTGTTCGCTCACTCGTCGTTGGCACTTTGCCACTTTTATAGTCGATGACAAACAGCTCATCATCTTTTTGGTCTATGCGGTCAATCTGCCCTTCTAATATAAAACCCGCATACGGCACGGCATGCACAAACTCTTTTTTGAAAACGCGAAAGCCCTCATCAAAGCGACGGATCTCATTGTGCATAAACGGGCGAAGTTTTTGAAGCCACACATCGACAAAGTAACCCCAAACTTCATGGTGGTTGTTCTCTTTTAAAAGCGTTTCAAGTTTGGCATAAAGGCTCTTTTCATCCAATAATACTTCATTGCATATCGCATCTTCAAGCACTTTATGAAGTGTCAAGCCGATCACTTGCTCGTCTATTTTAGTGCTCGGCATTTTCGCCTCTTTGAGCCTTGCGATGTAACGAAAGTAAAACTGACGTTTACATGTAAGCAGTGTTTTGAGCTTTGTTGCCGAAAGGGGAAACGCTTTAAGATCGTAAGGTGCATCGATAAACGGCTGATCGTAAAGCGTTTTAGAAGCATTGAGCTCAAAGAGAAGCGGCTGAAGGGCTTTTTCATCCGCCATAACGGTTGTATTAAAGCCAAGCTCATCCAAAAAGCGTGAAGGCATACTTGTCTCATTTTTCACATAAGCTATGGCAATTTTCTGCGCACGCGAGAAAAGCTGATGGTAGTAATAGCGTTGTAAATTCTCACGATCTCTCTTAGTGGGAAGCCCTGCATGTGCTCTTACAGCCGAGGAGAGAAAAAGGTCTTTTTGACTGCGTTTGGGCACAAATTCATCGTTAAAATCAAGAACAATAACGCCTTTATAGGAGACACCTCTGGTTTCAAGGACACCGAGTACGGTGACCTTTCCACCTCTAACATCATCTTGCGTAAGGACGGCAAGGCGGTTTAACAGCAGTTTGGTGACTTGCTCAAAACGAAGAGCAGGTGCATGTTTTAAAAAGTGGGTAAAGGCAAAAAAAGCTTCTTGAAACAGAGGATGTTGATGCTCTTTGAGATCAAAGGCGAGGAGCTTTTCAAAGAAGTTCATTGCCGTCTCAGGAGAGACTTTTTGGTGCCAAATCTCTTTACATGTAACCATGATTTCGGGTTCTATTTTTAATCGCGCAATGCGGAGATGATCTTCGATCTCATCATTGCGCATTGCTTTTTCAATGGCGCTCAGTTTTTGATAAAACGAACTCTGCTTCAAGCTTATGCCCATTGCAAAGTTGAGATTGTGCCATGTATCAAAGGGGCGCAGCACTTCAGCGAAACGCTCATCGGGTAAAATGACCACAATCTCTTCGGGGTTTAAACCCTCTTCCACAAACTGAGCTATGGCACTTTGAACATAGCCCATTTGTGCAAGACGCGATGAAAAGCCATAAACGTGTGTATCTTGTTTGAAAGGGTTTTGCGGCTTTACATGTAAAATCTCTTTCGTGGAGAGATTGATCTCATAGGTGTTGTTTTGTTCTAAAATGATGCCAAGTTCGGCAAAAAGTGAAACCATTTTTTGATTGTAAGCACTGATGGTAACGTTTACATGTAAAGGAATCAGCACTGCTATTTGGGTAAGAAGTTCCACTTCAAAACGGCTCAAAAAACCCTCTAAATGAACACGTACAGCCCCTAAAGAGCGAATGTACGAGATATTAAGCTCATAGCATTCAGGAAGTGTGATGCGGTCATACAAGGCTTGTTTAGACAAAAGCGCTTTATAGTGTTTAAGAAGCGTTTGCAATACTTCTAAATGCTCTGCGTAATGCTCATACGTATCTGCACTCAACAACGCGTCAAGTGCCACCTTTTCATGACTAAGCTCTTCAAAAAACGAAACAGATAGGTGGAGTTTTTCAAAAAAGGTAAAAAACTCACGCTCAATATAGAGAAGTTCAAATTTGGTAAAGCGAGAGGCTTCTTGCATGAGAAGCACACGCATATCGTCATCAACCAAAGCGTGATGTGGCACAAGAACGGCTTTTTGCTCTAATTCAGCAATCGTGATGGCTTTGGGAAGAAGGGTGTTCGCATCCAAAAATGTGTCATAAAAAGAGCGTACCGCACGACTTGTTGCAAAAACTTCTAACATCTTCCCTCACTTTAATGTAATGGTCTATTATAACAAAGCAAAGATTTAAGATGGATTTTTATGTCAAAATGAAAGGAAACGGTAAGATCACACAACCGATCTTACCGCAGGTTATTAAGGGAGAAAGGGGAAACTACTGTGCTGCATAGGCCTCATTTTTATGATAGCCTTTAAATTCGCCTACGTTTATTTTACTCAAAATCTGCCATCGTCCTGGCTTGTTGATTTCAAAAGGGCCAAAGGTATAATTGCCATTTTCTACCTTAGACGGTAATAACTGCTTATTATCCTTATTGCTATCTGGACGAGAGAGCATCATGGTGATATTTGCATTATTCACAGCCACTCCACTTTTATCGGTGAGCTTTAGCGTAATGCTATTTTGTCCCATTTCAAATTTTTCTGTGGAATATGCAAGGTTGAATTGAGTATCAAATTTTCCCTGTAATTCTATAATTTCATTAATATTATTTTCAACTTTTTGATACTTTTCCATATAAAATGTATCCATCTCAACAGGATGGTCCATAGCAATTTTAACGGTAATAGCACATGCAATCACACATCCAATAATCATACCAACAACTACATGAGGATAGTAGGTACGCTCACTTTTCACTTTGTCCACGGCTTTTTATCCTTTTATAAATGATGAGTATTACAACAATCGCCATAAATCCATAAATCAGAAGTCTCACAATATTGATAGTGACTTTATTGGCACTGCCAATGGCACTCTCTAACTCTATTTTACGGTATGCTGCAATCTCTTCAACCAATTCTGCATAACCATTGAGCAATGCAGGTCCAACACTCACTTCATTTTTTTTAGAAGTTAAGAGTGGAATAATCGTACCATTCCATGGCAAAGGTGAGAGGAGTGCTTCACGATCAAACTCTTTCTCAAGCCCTGCTGATTGGTACACATCTACTTTTTTTTCTGCTTGAAAGAGCGTTAAAAGAACATACGGTGTGGTTAAATTTTTGGCAAAGTTTTGCTCATATGCGAGAATATTCTCTCCCTCGCCACTTTTTTTAGCAATCAAAATAACTTTTATACCACTTTTTGCGAAAAGTTCACTGCCCATCTCTTCAATTTTCTGAGCGGTTCTCTCTTCTAAGCTATCATCATAAATGACA encodes the following:
- a CDS encoding PD-(D/E)XK nuclease family protein, with protein sequence MLEVFATSRAVRSFYDTFLDANTLLPKAITIAELEQKAVLVPHHALVDDDMRVLLMQEASRFTKFELLYIEREFFTFFEKLHLSVSFFEELSHEKVALDALLSADTYEHYAEHLEVLQTLLKHYKALLSKQALYDRITLPECYELNISYIRSLGAVRVHLEGFLSRFEVELLTQIAVLIPLHVNVTISAYNQKMVSLFAELGIILEQNNTYEINLSTKEILHVKPQNPFKQDTHVYGFSSRLAQMGYVQSAIAQFVEEGLNPEEIVVILPDERFAEVLRPFDTWHNLNFAMGISLKQSSFYQKLSAIEKAMRNDEIEDHLRIARLKIEPEIMVTCKEIWHQKVSPETAMNFFEKLLAFDLKEHQHPLFQEAFFAFTHFLKHAPALRFEQVTKLLLNRLAVLTQDDVRGGKVTVLGVLETRGVSYKGVIVLDFNDEFVPKRSQKDLFLSSAVRAHAGLPTKRDRENLQRYYYHQLFSRAQKIAIAYVKNETSMPSRFLDELGFNTTVMADEKALQPLLFELNASKTLYDQPFIDAPYDLKAFPLSATKLKTLLTCKRQFYFRYIARLKEAKMPSTKIDEQVIGLTLHKVLEDAICNEVLLDEKSLYAKLETLLKENNHHEVWGYFVDVWLQKLRPFMHNEIRRFDEGFRVFKKEFVHAVPYAGFILEGQIDRIDQKDDELFVIDYKSGKVPTTSERTLESTTDFQLVFYAYIASSLGTVGGVYYYDLKEGVLVPENFLEEKKALLHVKLQELSKPINGYELCEEIKHCRLCPYVQFCGREEQI
- a CDS encoding FixH family protein; protein product: MDKVKSERTYYPHVVVGMIIGCVIACAITVKIAMDHPVEMDTFYMEKYQKVENNINEIIELQGKFDTQFNLAYSTEKFEMGQNSITLKLTDKSGVAVNNANITMMLSRPDSNKDNKQLLPSKVENGNYTFGPFEINKPGRWQILSKINVGEFKGYHKNEAYAAQ